From Pseudoalteromonas viridis, the proteins below share one genomic window:
- a CDS encoding DUF3014 domain-containing protein, translating into MSEHNSAESRNSKPSNSHLLLAVSVVVALVIVAIFVLSNRDNQQENAKFKQDVVVPEKTPAEVVNTARPEPATEVEEPAAPEPIVEPEPVTEPEPLPQREPEQPVAAPLPSLDESDVALSEQISNYLNDTAMDLVVTDDMIRRSVVFVDNLAQGKVAKNHFPVSKPKDSFMVIEDDIIITDPNSFERYTPYVNMLNAMSTAQLVRTYNKFRPLIGEAYEEIGYDGGEFDLTLQEAIGELLETPIPETSLPLLQESVTYKYAYAEWEQLSDAQKLFLRMGPENMKKMKKRLQDLKVALAK; encoded by the coding sequence ATGTCAGAGCACAACTCAGCAGAATCAAGGAACAGCAAGCCGTCTAACAGCCACTTATTGCTTGCCGTAAGCGTGGTCGTGGCCCTCGTTATTGTGGCCATATTTGTGCTTTCAAACCGGGACAATCAGCAGGAAAACGCCAAGTTTAAACAAGACGTTGTGGTGCCGGAGAAAACCCCAGCGGAAGTGGTCAACACTGCACGCCCAGAGCCAGCTACTGAGGTTGAAGAGCCCGCAGCGCCTGAACCAATTGTAGAGCCAGAGCCTGTAACGGAACCAGAGCCTCTGCCACAGCGTGAACCCGAGCAACCAGTAGCTGCGCCGCTTCCGTCACTGGATGAAAGCGACGTAGCCCTGAGCGAGCAGATTAGCAACTATCTGAACGACACAGCCATGGATTTGGTGGTCACTGACGACATGATCCGCCGCAGCGTGGTATTTGTCGACAACCTGGCACAAGGTAAAGTGGCTAAAAATCACTTCCCGGTTAGCAAGCCAAAAGACAGCTTTATGGTGATTGAAGACGACATCATCATTACAGACCCAAACAGCTTTGAGCGTTACACGCCTTACGTCAACATGCTTAATGCCATGAGTACTGCGCAGCTGGTACGTACGTACAATAAATTCAGACCATTGATAGGTGAAGCCTATGAAGAAATAGGTTACGACGGCGGCGAATTCGACCTGACCCTGCAAGAAGCCATTGGCGAGCTGCTGGAAACACCTATCCCGGAAACCAGCCTGCCACTGCTGCAAGAATCCGTGACTTATAAGTACGCTTATGCAGAGTGGGAGCAACTGTCTGATGCGCAAAAGCTATTCCTGCGCATGGGCCCGGAAAACATGAAGAAGATGAAAAAGCGCCTGCAAGATCTAAAAGTTGCGCTGGCAAAGTAA
- a CDS encoding sphingomyelin phosphodiesterase: protein MKAKHALLCALMLMSTHSMADSLKVMAYNIMQLNVQDWDQENRAERLPSVLASMSDRPDVILISEAFNSDAEQALDTLSAIYPYQTPNVGQDCSGSGWDGLTGNCSNSPFVIRGGVVILSQYPIITQKAHVFKNSLSGSWDYLSNKGFAYVEIEKDNQRYHLIGTHLQATHDGDTAQEHRVRMGQLSEIQSFIRAENIPASEPVIIGGDMNVEWSKQDEVADMLATSRAVLNFETPQIGSFPAKYNWFTKANAYYFDYSLDYNDTLDYVFWHRDHKQPSNTPSMKVRYPKAQQNWYWSYLRGNWNLSSGRYYHNGYYNELSDHYPVQVNFEFR from the coding sequence ATGAAAGCTAAGCACGCGCTGCTTTGTGCACTAATGCTGATGAGCACCCACAGTATGGCCGATTCGCTGAAGGTGATGGCATACAATATTATGCAACTTAACGTACAGGATTGGGATCAGGAGAACCGGGCTGAACGTTTGCCCTCGGTGCTGGCGTCTATGAGCGACCGCCCGGATGTGATCCTGATCAGCGAAGCCTTTAACAGCGATGCAGAGCAGGCGCTGGATACGCTTTCGGCAATTTACCCTTATCAGACACCTAATGTTGGTCAGGACTGTAGTGGCAGCGGCTGGGATGGATTAACGGGCAACTGCTCGAACAGTCCTTTTGTGATCCGTGGTGGCGTGGTTATTTTGTCTCAATACCCAATTATCACTCAAAAAGCCCATGTGTTTAAAAACAGCCTGAGCGGCAGCTGGGATTATCTGTCAAACAAAGGATTTGCCTACGTAGAGATAGAAAAAGACAATCAACGTTATCACCTGATAGGCACGCATTTACAGGCAACTCACGACGGCGACACCGCTCAGGAGCACCGTGTGCGCATGGGCCAGCTGAGTGAAATTCAGTCGTTTATTCGCGCCGAAAATATTCCTGCCAGCGAGCCGGTGATTATTGGTGGCGACATGAACGTAGAATGGAGCAAGCAAGATGAAGTGGCCGATATGCTTGCAACATCACGCGCAGTGCTGAACTTTGAAACGCCGCAAATAGGTTCATTCCCGGCAAAGTACAACTGGTTCACCAAAGCCAACGCCTACTACTTTGACTACAGCCTGGATTACAACGACACACTCGATTACGTTTTCTGGCACCGCGACCATAAACAGCCTAGCAACACACCCAGCATGAAAGTACGATATCCCAAAGCACAGCAAAACTGGTACTGGAGCTACCTGCGCGGCAACTGGAACCTAAGCAGCGGCCGCTATTATCACAACGGCTACTACAACGAGCTATCTGATCACTACCCGGTGCAAGTTAACTTTGAGTTTAGATAA
- a CDS encoding tyrosine-type recombinase/integrase has protein sequence MNTLIEQVRVEIAYRGYSSKTEKSYCDALQKVSRFFNKPLDKVSTDELNQFFKDPSTRRLSRSSQSLIINSLAFLYKHILKRALKLDVALPKAAFKAPAYISRGEIQTLIAACDHVRVKTLIMLCYGCGLRISEALQLKVADIDSERNTLYIEHGKGKRARYVVLPPSVLAQLRAYWLAYRPTDWLFYAPYYPQRPISASTFRKPLRALAKRCGVSKAGHPHALRHAFATHQLEAGMPLHQLQHQLGHQDIRTTEGYLHWLPELGHGGVDLLAPGLMK, from the coding sequence ATGAATACCTTAATTGAACAAGTTCGAGTGGAAATCGCCTATCGAGGCTACTCCAGCAAGACTGAAAAGTCCTACTGTGATGCGCTTCAAAAAGTCAGCCGTTTCTTCAACAAGCCCCTGGATAAAGTATCTACTGATGAGCTTAACCAGTTCTTCAAAGACCCTTCAACTCGACGACTGTCTCGCTCCAGCCAAAGTCTGATAATCAACAGCCTGGCATTTTTGTATAAGCACATTCTTAAGCGCGCACTGAAACTGGATGTGGCATTGCCAAAGGCAGCATTTAAAGCGCCTGCGTATATAAGCAGAGGTGAGATCCAAACGCTGATCGCAGCTTGCGACCATGTGCGAGTTAAAACCCTGATCATGCTGTGCTACGGGTGTGGTTTGCGAATAAGCGAAGCCTTGCAGCTAAAAGTTGCGGATATAGACAGTGAACGCAACACTTTATACATTGAGCATGGGAAAGGGAAGCGCGCTCGCTATGTGGTACTCCCCCCGAGCGTGTTAGCGCAGTTGCGAGCCTATTGGCTTGCATACCGGCCGACGGACTGGCTGTTTTACGCGCCTTATTACCCACAACGACCAATATCAGCGTCTACATTTCGCAAACCACTGCGTGCGTTGGCAAAGCGGTGCGGAGTGAGTAAAGCGGGGCATCCGCATGCGCTACGTCATGCGTTTGCAACGCATCAGCTTGAGGCAGGTATGCCACTGCATCAATTGCAGCATCAGCTGGGGCATCAGGATATCAGAACAACAGAGGGATATTTGCATTGGTTGCCCGAGCTGGGCCATGGTGGTGTTGACTTACTGGCTCCGGGGTTAATGAAATGA
- a CDS encoding IS91 family transposase, translating into MSGVHLADILNESLADYMQTHSLSYQQKRVCEHLMACRTGKLGYQRWACDTCEQIQEIGCSCRDRHCPRCQGLATKIWAEKQQGNLLPCNYFHVVFTLPHELNGLARYRSADVYNSLFRAAWETLSAFAQRKQHGQLGMTAVLHTWGQTLVQHIHLHCLIPAGSLKGEKWQGISKGYLYPVKALSAVFRGKMLSALNEKGLAYSELGIPKTWCVYSKACLKYSEQLIKYLARYTRKGMLHESRLVNNSNKAVLFTYRDSSNENKQRLMKLSHAVFIQRYLLHVLPSGFMRIRHYGFLANACRVKKLVIIRNQCGSEARRLPTEGSEALCTSPPSWPCKCCQTGRVYLMSVLLVERCKGREDNWREGETERTR; encoded by the coding sequence ATGAGCGGGGTGCATCTGGCAGACATTTTAAATGAAAGTCTGGCGGACTACATGCAAACGCATTCATTGAGCTATCAGCAAAAGCGGGTATGCGAACATCTGATGGCGTGCAGAACCGGTAAGCTGGGATATCAGCGCTGGGCCTGCGATACCTGCGAACAGATACAGGAAATAGGGTGCAGCTGTCGTGACAGACATTGCCCGCGCTGCCAGGGGTTGGCAACGAAGATATGGGCAGAAAAGCAGCAGGGAAACTTGTTACCCTGCAATTATTTCCATGTGGTGTTCACCCTACCTCACGAACTAAATGGACTGGCACGATATCGCTCAGCGGATGTGTATAACAGCTTGTTCAGGGCTGCATGGGAAACGCTCAGCGCATTTGCTCAAAGAAAACAACATGGCCAATTGGGCATGACAGCGGTTCTGCATACCTGGGGGCAAACCCTGGTGCAACATATTCACTTACATTGCCTCATCCCGGCGGGCAGCCTGAAAGGTGAAAAGTGGCAAGGGATAAGCAAGGGCTATCTGTATCCGGTCAAAGCATTGTCTGCGGTGTTCAGAGGCAAGATGCTCAGTGCGTTGAATGAAAAAGGGTTAGCCTACAGTGAGCTTGGTATCCCTAAAACTTGGTGTGTGTACAGTAAAGCGTGCCTGAAATACAGTGAACAACTGATTAAGTACCTGGCTCGCTATACACGCAAAGGTATGTTGCATGAATCTCGCCTGGTTAATAACAGCAATAAGGCGGTGCTTTTTACCTACCGGGATTCATCAAATGAAAATAAGCAACGGCTCATGAAGTTGAGTCATGCCGTGTTTATTCAGCGTTATCTGTTACATGTGTTGCCAAGCGGATTTATGAGAATACGGCACTATGGATTCCTGGCAAACGCGTGCAGAGTCAAGAAGCTCGTGATAATACGTAATCAATGCGGCAGCGAGGCAAGGAGGTTGCCAACCGAGGGCAGCGAAGCGCTTTGTACAAGTCCACCAAGCTGGCCGTGCAAGTGTTGCCAAACCGGGCGAGTGTACTTGATGTCGGTGTTGCTGGTTGAGAGGTGTAAGGGACGCGAAGATAACTGGCGAGAAGGAGAAACAGAGCGAACGAGATAG
- the sugE gene encoding quaternary ammonium compound efflux SMR transporter SugE, protein MGWIVLVIAGLFEIVWAVGLKHTEGFTKLWPSVITITAMWISFGCLSYALKTIPMGNAYAVWTGIGAVGVAIVGIVWFNEVADIKRIACIGLIVIGIVGLKLLSSDSVVV, encoded by the coding sequence GTGGGTTGGATAGTGTTAGTCATAGCTGGCTTGTTTGAGATCGTATGGGCAGTTGGCCTTAAACATACCGAAGGATTTACTAAATTGTGGCCTTCTGTAATAACAATAACAGCCATGTGGATCAGTTTTGGTTGTCTTTCCTATGCTTTAAAAACTATTCCAATGGGCAATGCCTATGCAGTTTGGACTGGTATTGGCGCTGTAGGTGTGGCAATTGTTGGAATAGTTTGGTTTAACGAAGTAGCGGATATTAAGCGTATTGCATGTATAGGGTTAATTGTCATCGGTATAGTTGGTTTGAAGTTATTAAGTTCCGATTCAGTCGTTGTATAA
- a CDS encoding DUF5992 family protein, translating to MNKLIMVFLMLGASYASAAPSWIHSDATVTGLRVLDGQIIIYYSGGSGPCGGRGEFPFRVKSSLVSEQTFNSIQSTIMFAYASGKKVSVYGETCETVTQVRVYDPNTNFGAD from the coding sequence TTGAACAAATTAATAATGGTATTTTTGATGTTGGGAGCGTCATATGCTTCAGCTGCACCCAGTTGGATTCACAGTGATGCTACTGTGACAGGCTTGCGCGTATTAGATGGGCAAATAATCATTTATTACAGTGGCGGTAGTGGACCATGTGGAGGGAGAGGAGAGTTTCCGTTTCGGGTGAAATCTTCGTTGGTCAGTGAGCAAACATTCAATTCGATTCAAAGCACAATAATGTTCGCATATGCTTCAGGTAAAAAAGTGTCTGTTTACGGTGAGACCTGTGAAACCGTTACTCAAGTTAGAGTGTATGATCCTAATACAAACTTTGGTGCCGATTAG
- a CDS encoding penicillin-insensitive murein endopeptidase, whose amino-acid sequence MKYLLIITFLIPLIALADTSTCFGTTSNGSLTNGVKLPSEGKNYVGYSTMARLAGRTYVHSEVRDIVVSAYKDLEIEQPTKVYKYAETGFKDGGQFKPHKTHRNGLSVDFMTPVKDMNGKSVHLPTNLLNSHH is encoded by the coding sequence ATGAAGTATCTTCTAATTATTACATTTTTGATTCCGCTGATAGCTTTGGCTGACACCAGTACATGCTTTGGGACGACTTCTAATGGCAGTCTTACTAATGGAGTGAAACTTCCATCCGAAGGAAAAAACTATGTCGGCTACAGCACAATGGCTAGATTGGCAGGCCGCACCTATGTTCATTCTGAAGTGAGAGATATTGTCGTATCAGCATATAAAGACTTAGAGATTGAGCAGCCAACAAAGGTCTATAAATATGCGGAAACAGGGTTCAAGGATGGAGGCCAATTTAAGCCTCATAAAACCCATAGAAACGGGCTGTCCGTTGATTTCATGACTCCAGTAAAGGATATGAATGGAAAATCTGTTCATTTGCCCACAAACCTCTTAAATAGTCATCACTGA
- a CDS encoding IS5 family transposase: MKPKSTPKHPQKRLFEIELIDLVSPKHELVRLAELIDWQRLEVEFGEHYCANNGAAAKPIRLMAGLEYLKQINKLSDERVVEAWCENPYWQYFCGMQFFSHELPCDPSLMSRFRRRIGEQGVELMLSLTVDAGLKSNTVKASSLREVVVDSTVMEKNIAHPTDSKLLERCRKKLTTLAKEAGVRLRQSYARQGPKMAMQVGRYAHAKQFKRMRKALKKQKNYLRRVLRDVMRNLPAEPTSELVQMMLKAEQLLKQEKHSKNKLYSLHESAVECIAKGKSAKPYEFGVKVSVATTVKEQFIVASHAMHGNPYDGDTLLKTLHIVEDVTNQRAQTCYVDRGYRGHMAQRYEVYIAGQKRGVTPSIKRKLKRRNAIEPIIGHMKQDGHLGLNRLKGKLGDKLNAILAGIGQNCRKILATLRLFYAWNLQWLISVKVQQLTYSVKY, from the coding sequence ATGAAGCCAAAATCTACGCCAAAACACCCTCAAAAACGACTGTTTGAAATCGAGCTTATCGATTTGGTTTCCCCAAAGCATGAACTCGTTCGCTTAGCTGAGTTGATTGACTGGCAGCGCCTGGAGGTAGAATTTGGTGAGCATTATTGTGCCAATAATGGAGCTGCTGCAAAGCCAATCAGACTCATGGCTGGACTAGAGTATCTGAAGCAAATCAACAAACTCTCTGATGAGCGCGTTGTGGAAGCTTGGTGCGAAAACCCATATTGGCAGTACTTCTGCGGGATGCAGTTTTTTAGCCATGAGTTGCCGTGTGATCCAAGCCTGATGTCGCGTTTTCGGCGTCGAATTGGAGAGCAAGGTGTTGAGTTAATGCTTTCTCTGACAGTTGATGCAGGACTTAAAAGTAACACGGTTAAAGCATCCAGCCTGAGGGAAGTTGTTGTGGACAGCACTGTGATGGAGAAGAACATCGCCCACCCGACAGACAGCAAGTTACTGGAAAGATGCCGTAAAAAACTAACCACGCTGGCAAAAGAAGCAGGTGTCAGATTACGGCAGAGCTACGCGAGGCAGGGACCAAAAATGGCCATGCAAGTCGGCCGATATGCACATGCCAAGCAGTTCAAACGAATGCGCAAAGCACTGAAGAAGCAAAAGAATTATCTCAGACGTGTGCTAAGGGATGTAATGCGAAATCTACCTGCAGAGCCCACATCAGAGTTAGTGCAGATGATGCTCAAGGCAGAGCAATTGTTAAAACAGGAAAAGCACAGCAAAAACAAACTCTATAGTTTGCACGAGTCGGCAGTAGAGTGTATCGCGAAAGGGAAAAGTGCTAAGCCTTATGAATTCGGTGTGAAAGTGAGTGTCGCAACGACAGTCAAAGAGCAGTTCATAGTCGCGAGTCACGCCATGCACGGTAACCCATACGATGGTGATACCTTGCTGAAAACATTACACATAGTTGAGGATGTGACCAATCAGCGTGCGCAAACCTGCTATGTTGACCGAGGTTACAGGGGACACATGGCGCAGCGGTATGAGGTTTATATCGCAGGGCAAAAACGCGGAGTTACACCATCGATTAAGCGCAAACTGAAACGGCGCAACGCAATCGAGCCGATCATAGGACATATGAAACAGGACGGGCATCTGGGGCTTAACCGATTGAAAGGGAAATTGGGTGACAAGCTAAACGCAATCCTGGCAGGTATAGGCCAGAATTGCCGAAAAATTCTCGCAACCCTGAGGCTTTTTTATGCCTGGAATTTACAGTGGCTTATTTCAGTGAAGGTGCAGCAATTGACATACTCAGTTAAATACTAA
- a CDS encoding CocE/NonD family hydrolase C-terminal non-catalytic domain-containing protein translates to MFVKEAHRRSQYVYDPMTKESAPLEFDLSAEIPLRPNNGDQLNFDSAALKADLVLSGQIQAELWLSIDVPDTDFHARVFEVCPQTKPLLLAFAIKRARYSSGLQNQSVATSEQPFRLAMNDFNYVSRVLSKGCKIRFVVSSSSWYHQKHYNGPGAVAYQTVKDARAAKVTLWHDNTHASQLRLPVLKSLPVFNTQAFPLADAAK, encoded by the coding sequence GTGTTTGTCAAAGAGGCACATCGGCGCTCTCAGTATGTATACGATCCGATGACAAAAGAATCGGCCCCGCTTGAATTTGACCTCAGTGCAGAAATACCGCTACGCCCGAACAATGGCGATCAGCTTAACTTTGACAGCGCCGCGCTTAAAGCAGATCTGGTGCTGTCTGGTCAGATACAGGCAGAGCTGTGGCTGAGTATTGATGTGCCAGATACTGATTTCCACGCCAGAGTTTTTGAAGTATGCCCGCAAACGAAGCCGCTTTTGTTGGCGTTTGCAATAAAGCGCGCCAGATATAGCTCTGGTCTGCAAAATCAGTCGGTTGCTACCTCTGAACAACCGTTTAGGCTAGCTATGAACGACTTCAATTATGTGAGCAGGGTGCTATCTAAAGGCTGTAAAATACGTTTTGTTGTTTCATCAAGTAGCTGGTATCACCAAAAACACTATAACGGGCCCGGCGCAGTGGCATACCAAACTGTGAAAGATGCCAGGGCTGCAAAAGTCACGCTATGGCATGATAATACGCACGCAAGCCAGCTACGATTGCCGGTGCTTAAATCGTTGCCGGTCTTTAACACTCAGGCCTTCCCCTTGGCAGACGCTGCCAAATGA